A DNA window from Legionella sp. MW5194 contains the following coding sequences:
- the aspS gene encoding aspartate--tRNA ligase: MRSHYCTSVNETLLNESVSICGWVHNRRDHGGVIFLDIRDRSGLVQVVYEPELADVFTIAEKLRHEYVVRIEGKVRLRPSGMINEKMPTGKIEILGQTLQILNQSQTPPFLPDDNQTVNEDLRYRYRYLDLRRNDMQHNLTLRHNMVRCIRDYLNEQQFMDIETPMLTKATPEGARDYLVPSRVHPGQFYALPQSPQLFKQLLMMSGFDKYYQIVRCFRDEDLRADRQPEFTQLDIEMAFIDEQAIQNLIEGMLKKVFKELMQIDLPEKLPRMTYAEAMRRYGSDKPDLRIPLELVDVDDLVKDSDFQVFSEAASRSDGRVVALRLPNGCELSRKELDSYGQFVGIYGAKGLAYIKVNDRSQGMEGLQSPIIKFLKPDSVQAILDRVEAQNGDVLFFGAGQEQTVNESMGALRVKLGHDRHLVEDGWRLLWVVDWPMFEVDAKSGLLQSMHHPFTSPQELNIESLKQQPTKTLAKAYDIVINGYEIGGGSIRIHQPQLQQAVFELLGIDEQEAQEKFGFLLDALQYGCPPHGGIALGMDRLAMLLTYSSSIRDVIAFPKTQSASCLLTNAPTGVSTAQLGDLGIRLAPNVQK, from the coding sequence ATGAGATCACATTATTGCACATCAGTCAATGAAACTTTACTTAACGAATCCGTCAGTATTTGCGGGTGGGTGCATAATCGACGTGACCATGGCGGCGTGATCTTCCTCGATATCCGCGATCGCTCAGGCCTGGTTCAGGTGGTGTACGAGCCAGAATTGGCTGATGTCTTCACGATTGCTGAAAAACTGCGTCATGAATACGTGGTTCGCATCGAAGGCAAAGTACGCCTCAGACCGTCCGGGATGATCAATGAAAAGATGCCAACGGGTAAAATAGAAATTCTGGGTCAGACGCTGCAGATTTTAAACCAGTCGCAAACACCGCCATTCCTGCCGGATGATAACCAAACAGTGAACGAAGATCTGCGCTATCGTTATCGTTACCTTGATTTGCGACGAAACGACATGCAGCATAATCTAACCCTGCGCCACAATATGGTGCGCTGCATTCGCGACTATTTAAACGAACAGCAGTTCATGGACATCGAAACGCCCATGTTGACCAAGGCGACTCCGGAGGGTGCGCGTGATTATCTGGTTCCATCCCGTGTGCATCCTGGGCAGTTTTACGCCTTACCGCAATCGCCGCAGTTATTTAAACAGTTGCTGATGATGTCGGGTTTCGATAAATATTACCAGATAGTCCGTTGCTTCCGTGATGAGGACTTGCGCGCCGACAGGCAACCTGAATTTACCCAGCTTGATATCGAGATGGCTTTCATTGACGAACAGGCCATTCAGAATCTGATTGAAGGCATGCTGAAAAAGGTCTTTAAGGAATTAATGCAGATTGATTTACCGGAAAAACTGCCACGCATGACCTACGCTGAGGCGATGCGCCGCTACGGCAGCGACAAACCGGATCTGCGTATTCCGCTTGAACTGGTTGATGTGGATGACCTGGTGAAGGATTCTGATTTTCAGGTCTTTTCCGAGGCGGCAAGCCGTTCGGATGGCCGAGTGGTTGCTTTGCGGTTACCCAATGGTTGTGAATTAAGCCGTAAAGAGCTGGATAGCTACGGTCAATTTGTCGGCATTTATGGCGCGAAAGGCTTAGCCTATATCAAGGTCAATGACCGCAGTCAGGGGATGGAGGGCTTGCAATCACCGATTATCAAGTTCTTAAAGCCTGACAGTGTACAAGCCATTCTTGACCGTGTTGAGGCTCAAAACGGTGATGTATTGTTCTTTGGAGCGGGCCAGGAACAGACCGTCAATGAGTCCATGGGGGCTTTGCGTGTCAAACTGGGTCATGATCGTCACCTGGTTGAAGACGGATGGCGTTTGCTTTGGGTAGTAGATTGGCCCATGTTTGAAGTGGATGCCAAATCAGGGCTATTACAATCCATGCACCATCCGTTTACTTCGCCTCAGGAACTGAACATTGAATCACTCAAGCAGCAACCGACTAAAACATTGGCGAAGGCTTACGATATTGTAATTAACGGGTATGAAATTGGCGGGGGATCCATCCGCATTCATCAACCGCAGTTGCAACAGGCCGTGTTTGAATTATTGGGCATTGACGAGCAGGAAGCGCAGGAAAAATTCGGCTTTTTACTCGATGCCTTGCAATACGGCTGTCCTCCCCATGGCGGTATCGCACTGGGAATGGATCGATTGGCGATGCTGCTTACGTACTCCAGTTCCATCCGTGATGTGATTGCTTTCCCTAAAACGCAATCGGCATCGTGTTTATTAACCAATGCACCAACCGGTGTCAGTACGGCACAGCTTGGTGATTTAGGCATACGACTCGCTCCCAATGTGCAGAAATAG
- a CDS encoding DUF502 domain-containing protein has translation MKSKSIRSYLFAGLVVWLPILVTFVVLRFMVDLLDSTIALLPSAYQPERLLGVDIPGFGVIFSLVLLILTGLVATNILGQRLFGWGEALLARIPLVRSIYNASKQVIQAIFATNSQAFRKVLLIEYPRKDSWSLAFMTGNPGPQLFANTTEEMVSVFVPTTPNPTSGFLMMVPKKDVIEVGMTIDEALKYIISLGVMPPTLTPEILTHAN, from the coding sequence TTGAAGTCTAAATCCATACGCAGTTATTTGTTTGCCGGCTTAGTGGTTTGGCTGCCAATTCTCGTGACGTTTGTTGTCTTGCGCTTTATGGTTGATCTGCTGGACAGTACCATTGCGCTCTTGCCCTCTGCTTATCAGCCTGAGCGGCTTTTAGGTGTGGACATTCCCGGTTTTGGGGTTATTTTTTCCCTGGTGCTGTTAATTTTAACCGGCCTGGTGGCGACTAACATCCTGGGGCAGCGCCTGTTTGGCTGGGGTGAGGCATTGCTCGCAAGAATTCCTCTGGTGCGCTCCATTTATAACGCCTCCAAACAGGTGATTCAGGCCATTTTTGCAACCAACAGTCAGGCTTTCCGCAAGGTTCTTTTGATTGAATACCCACGGAAGGATTCATGGTCACTGGCTTTTATGACAGGCAATCCAGGGCCTCAGCTTTTTGCCAATACCACGGAAGAAATGGTATCGGTCTTTGTACCAACGACACCAAACCCGACATCCGGTTTTTTGATGATGGTACCAAAAAAGGACGTCATTGAGGTTGGGATGACGATTGACGAGGCGTTGAAATACATCATTTCATTGGGGGTAATGCCTCCTACGCTAACGCCGGAAATATTAACTCATGCGAATTAA
- a CDS encoding FmdB family zinc ribbon protein — translation MPIYEYECTNCHHHFDLMQKVSDTPAKQCPKCFENTAVRLVSAAGFQLKGSGWYVTDFKNKNKPEIKKTESGGSDASGQKKAENATGSSDTGSTKTKGESD, via the coding sequence ATGCCAATTTATGAATATGAATGTACAAATTGTCATCATCATTTTGATTTGATGCAGAAGGTCAGCGACACGCCTGCCAAACAATGCCCGAAGTGTTTTGAAAATACGGCTGTGCGTCTGGTTTCTGCTGCGGGTTTTCAACTCAAGGGCAGCGGTTGGTATGTGACCGATTTTAAAAATAAAAACAAACCCGAAATTAAAAAAACGGAGTCCGGCGGCAGTGACGCCAGCGGTCAGAAGAAAGCAGAGAACGCGACAGGAAGCAGCGATACCGGCAGCACGAAAACCAAAGGTGAAAGTGATTGA
- the bioD gene encoding dethiobiotin synthase, whose protein sequence is MKTFFITGTNTDCGKTYTTCQLIDFYRRQGRRVLALKPVATGCVTANGDLYSDDARLLKHHAGSYEDNSHWLFEPPVSPHIAAAKAGTEMDARAILDYCMTKALTGPDLLLIEGAGGLMVPVNAKETWIDFLTLSQIPVIIVVGMRLGCINHALLTAAALKAHAIPCAGWIANCLDEHMLCLEENLHTLREKMAMPYLGRIPFQGQWLPEAIDF, encoded by the coding sequence ATGAAGACTTTTTTTATCACCGGCACCAACACGGATTGCGGTAAAACCTATACCACCTGCCAACTGATCGATTTTTATCGTCGGCAGGGGAGACGGGTGTTGGCATTAAAACCAGTAGCCACCGGGTGCGTCACTGCGAATGGCGACCTTTACAGCGACGATGCCCGCCTGCTTAAGCACCATGCCGGCAGTTACGAAGACAATAGTCACTGGCTGTTTGAACCGCCGGTTTCACCGCATATCGCTGCCGCCAAAGCAGGAACGGAGATGGATGCAAGGGCGATTCTTGATTACTGCATGACCAAAGCATTAACCGGCCCGGACCTGCTGCTAATCGAAGGAGCAGGGGGGCTAATGGTCCCTGTCAATGCAAAGGAGACATGGATTGATTTTTTGACACTCAGCCAGATTCCAGTCATCATCGTTGTGGGGATGCGGCTTGGATGCATCAATCATGCGCTGTTAACGGCCGCGGCGTTAAAGGCGCATGCCATTCCCTGTGCGGGCTGGATTGCCAACTGCCTGGATGAACACATGCTTTGCCTGGAGGAAAACCTTCACACCCTGCGGGAAAAGATGGCGATGCCTTATTTGGGTCGTATCCCCTTTCAGGGGCAATGGCTGCCGGAAGCGATTGATTTTTGA
- a CDS encoding alpha/beta fold hydrolase codes for MTLNIHIRGKGPALVLLHGWGFDHRVFEPLAAKLLAHFTVYLVDLPGFGRSSLMEWTSFKEKLLNALPREFAVSGWSMGGLYAMRLAIEEPLRVTRLMVTASSPHFIRKGQWPGIEKQVFDGFFSNLARDPEQTMRAFIQLQSRPHSMIPPIPDKVSMEALQQGLTILNEWDFREALLHYKNPACFAFGRLDAITPRLTLKVMAERYPDFHYRLFQKAAHMPFLSHQDDYLQLLFEFLL; via the coding sequence ATGACACTGAACATTCACATTAGAGGAAAAGGGCCGGCCCTGGTATTGTTGCATGGCTGGGGATTTGACCACCGCGTTTTTGAGCCACTGGCGGCTAAACTGCTCGCGCATTTTACCGTGTATCTGGTTGATTTGCCGGGATTTGGCCGTTCGTCGTTAATGGAATGGACTTCCTTCAAAGAAAAGCTTCTTAATGCCTTGCCTCGGGAATTTGCTGTGTCCGGCTGGAGCATGGGCGGCTTGTATGCCATGCGGCTTGCCATCGAGGAGCCGCTGCGGGTGACTCGATTGATGGTAACCGCTTCCTCGCCGCATTTTATTCGCAAAGGCCAGTGGCCAGGGATTGAAAAGCAGGTATTTGACGGCTTTTTCAGCAATTTGGCACGGGATCCCGAGCAGACAATGCGGGCGTTTATTCAACTGCAATCCCGACCTCATTCAATGATTCCACCGATTCCTGACAAGGTTTCAATGGAAGCCCTGCAGCAGGGTCTTACGATTTTAAACGAGTGGGATTTTCGTGAGGCCTTGCTGCATTACAAAAACCCTGCCTGTTTTGCCTTTGGCCGTCTTGACGCCATTACGCCGCGCCTGACCCTTAAGGTCATGGCAGAAAGATACCCTGATTTTCATTACCGCCTTTTCCAAAAGGCGGCGCACATGCCTTTCCTGTCACATCAGGATGATTATTTGCAATTATTATTTGAGTTTCTGCTATGA
- a CDS encoding aminotransferase class I/II-fold pyridoxal phosphate-dependent enzyme produces MSRFAALFSEKMQGLQHQGLWRTRKVLPVDGTHLHFCSNDYLSLSNDSRVKKAYQLGFERYPAGSGGSGVICGYYPIHAEFEQTIAAALATDAAVVFSSGYTANLAVVNLLSQIERHLLVDKAIHASFYDGIKLAEARFSRYRCNDMEDLSQKLAQTAQAAVVTEGLFSMSGQMAPLKDISHLCEKHEVPCIVDEAHSFGVMGEHGLGAVSHFSLTQDQIPLRIITFGKAFGGQGALVAGCADWVDALVQYARPYLYSTAISPALVYGLLKTFQMIYEADDRRRQLHGLVAYFREKAAQSPLCFADSTTAIQQLQLGCPHAALNYAQELSQRRIFCQAIREPTVPRRYSGLRIVLNYQHDVKDIDHLFNELHAIYDTEHSH; encoded by the coding sequence TTGAGTCGGTTTGCTGCCCTTTTTTCGGAGAAAATGCAGGGATTGCAGCACCAGGGCCTTTGGCGTACACGCAAGGTGTTGCCGGTGGATGGGACTCATCTGCACTTTTGCAGCAACGACTATTTGTCGTTAAGCAATGACTCGCGTGTAAAAAAAGCATATCAGCTGGGCTTTGAGCGCTACCCCGCAGGCAGCGGCGGGTCAGGCGTCATTTGTGGCTATTACCCCATTCATGCGGAGTTCGAGCAAACCATCGCCGCTGCGCTTGCAACGGATGCAGCGGTGGTATTCAGTTCCGGCTATACAGCCAATCTGGCTGTGGTTAATCTGTTGTCGCAGATTGAGCGGCACCTGCTTGTTGATAAAGCCATTCATGCTTCGTTTTACGATGGCATTAAACTTGCCGAGGCCCGCTTTAGCCGGTATCGATGCAATGACATGGAAGACTTAAGTCAGAAACTGGCACAAACCGCGCAAGCGGCGGTGGTGACGGAGGGACTTTTCAGCATGAGCGGTCAGATGGCGCCGCTTAAGGACATCAGTCATTTATGTGAAAAGCATGAAGTGCCCTGCATCGTCGATGAAGCCCATTCGTTTGGGGTGATGGGCGAACATGGTCTGGGCGCTGTCAGCCATTTTTCCTTAACACAGGATCAGATACCGCTTCGCATCATTACTTTTGGCAAAGCGTTTGGCGGACAGGGCGCGTTGGTCGCTGGGTGTGCTGACTGGGTCGATGCCCTGGTGCAATACGCGCGTCCCTACCTTTACTCCACGGCCATCAGCCCGGCCCTGGTGTATGGTCTTTTAAAGACGTTTCAGATGATTTACGAGGCCGATGACAGGCGGCGGCAGTTGCACGGGCTGGTTGCCTATTTTCGTGAAAAGGCCGCACAAAGCCCGCTGTGCTTCGCGGACTCGACGACTGCTATCCAGCAACTGCAACTGGGGTGTCCGCATGCCGCCCTCAATTACGCCCAGGAATTAAGCCAACGCCGGATTTTTTGTCAGGCCATTCGTGAGCCCACGGTTCCGCGCAGGTACAGTGGGTTACGCATCGTGCTCAATTATCAGCACGACGTAAAAGACATTGACCACTTATTTAACGAGCTCCACGCCATTTATGACACTGAACATTCACATTAG
- the bioB gene encoding biotin synthase BioB: MNKPSAGWTLSDVAAIYTQPFNDLLHKAHTIHRTHHPANGLQLATLLSIKTGACPEDCGYCSQSGHHQTHVEKEKLLSVDQVLKQAQEAKAGGATRFCMGAAWRCPPDKVMPQLQEMIKGVKDLGLETCMTLGMLTGEQAKCLKDAGLDYYNHNIDTSPSYYDKVVTTRKFSDRLDTLEQVRKAGIRVCCGGILGLGETREDRIEFLMTLANMETPPESVPINRLIPVEGTPLSKSRQVEGIELVRTIATARIIMPDSVIRLTAGRTEMSDELQALCFFAGANSVFIGDKLLTEDNPQRDKDSRLFEKLGLETFS, from the coding sequence ATGAACAAACCCAGCGCAGGATGGACGTTAAGTGACGTTGCGGCCATTTATACCCAGCCGTTTAACGATTTATTACACAAGGCGCATACCATTCATCGCACACATCACCCGGCCAATGGCTTGCAATTAGCGACGCTGCTCAGCATTAAAACGGGTGCCTGCCCTGAAGATTGCGGTTACTGCTCGCAAAGCGGACACCATCAAACCCACGTGGAAAAAGAAAAACTCCTGTCGGTTGATCAGGTGCTTAAACAGGCACAGGAAGCGAAAGCGGGAGGCGCTACGCGCTTCTGCATGGGAGCCGCCTGGCGTTGTCCTCCCGATAAAGTCATGCCTCAACTGCAGGAAATGATTAAGGGTGTTAAAGACCTGGGGCTCGAAACCTGCATGACACTCGGCATGTTAACCGGTGAGCAGGCGAAATGCCTCAAAGACGCCGGCCTTGACTATTATAATCATAACATTGATACCTCGCCGTCCTATTATGACAAGGTGGTCACCACCCGCAAATTCAGTGATCGTCTGGATACCCTTGAGCAGGTTAGAAAAGCAGGCATTCGCGTGTGTTGCGGGGGAATTTTAGGTCTGGGTGAAACGCGCGAGGACCGTATTGAATTTCTCATGACGCTGGCCAACATGGAAACTCCTCCGGAAAGCGTGCCGATTAATCGGCTGATTCCGGTTGAAGGCACGCCGCTTTCGAAATCCCGTCAGGTGGAAGGCATTGAACTGGTGAGAACCATCGCTACGGCAAGGATCATCATGCCTGACAGCGTGATTCGCCTGACCGCCGGGCGTACGGAAATGAGCGATGAATTGCAGGCCCTCTGCTTTTTTGCCGGCGCCAATTCGGTTTTCATTGGCGATAAACTCTTGACGGAAGATAACCCGCAACGCGATAAAGACAGCCGCCTGTTTGAAAAACTGGGTCTGGAAACTTTCTCTTGA
- the bioA gene encoding adenosylmethionine--8-amino-7-oxononanoate transaminase, which translates to MVNITQVIAKDLTHIWHPCMQMKDFEAYPPLVIQEARGSYLYTDQGPLIDGISSWWCKSLGHGHPTIVDAIRQQLQYFEQVIAANTTHPLLAEFGEKIAEITKKQHVFFASDGSSAVEIAMKLALHAMQIRGESERNRFIALRHAYHGETLATISVSDLGLYKKPYEGYGVECHFIQEVPYVQNRFDPLWDDSEATWQAILPQLEKVKRQTCAVLVEPLVQGAGGMLCYSADFLKKLAQWANDNGIYFIADEIMTGMGRTGQWLACEWAGVEPDLVCLSKGLTAGALPLSCVLIDHEVYALFYDDYASGKSFLHSHTHSGNALAVSAALAAIKVMEAEGILKQARALGELMHSLMLDIAETTGRLSQVRSLGAIVAADMDALPGQRISQRFYQEACRHGALLRPIGNTLYWLPPLNSDEKTIRQLAEITLNSLYGVYK; encoded by the coding sequence ATGGTTAACATAACGCAGGTCATCGCCAAAGATTTAACGCACATCTGGCATCCCTGCATGCAGATGAAAGATTTTGAGGCCTACCCGCCGCTAGTCATCCAGGAAGCAAGGGGCAGCTACCTGTACACGGATCAGGGGCCCCTTATTGACGGAATCTCCAGTTGGTGGTGTAAGTCCTTAGGCCACGGCCATCCTACCATTGTTGATGCCATCCGCCAGCAGTTACAGTATTTTGAGCAAGTGATCGCCGCCAACACCACGCATCCTCTCCTCGCCGAATTCGGCGAAAAAATCGCCGAAATTACCAAAAAACAACATGTTTTTTTTGCCAGCGACGGCTCTTCGGCGGTTGAGATTGCCATGAAACTGGCTCTGCATGCCATGCAGATCCGGGGCGAGAGTGAACGCAACCGGTTTATTGCCTTGCGTCATGCCTATCATGGAGAAACCCTGGCTACCATCAGCGTCAGCGACTTAGGCCTCTATAAAAAGCCGTATGAAGGCTATGGCGTAGAATGCCATTTTATTCAGGAGGTACCCTATGTTCAAAACCGCTTCGACCCCTTATGGGATGACAGCGAGGCGACATGGCAGGCGATATTGCCGCAACTGGAAAAAGTAAAGCGCCAGACCTGTGCAGTTCTTGTCGAACCACTGGTTCAGGGCGCAGGGGGTATGCTCTGTTACAGCGCAGACTTCCTTAAAAAACTGGCTCAATGGGCAAACGACAACGGCATTTATTTCATTGCCGACGAAATCATGACCGGCATGGGCCGAACCGGGCAATGGCTGGCCTGTGAATGGGCAGGCGTTGAACCGGATTTAGTGTGTCTGTCCAAAGGACTGACTGCCGGCGCCCTACCCCTGAGCTGCGTGCTGATTGACCATGAGGTGTATGCTCTTTTTTATGATGATTATGCGTCCGGCAAGTCATTTCTGCACTCGCATACACACAGCGGCAATGCCTTAGCCGTTAGCGCCGCCTTGGCGGCCATCAAGGTCATGGAAGCAGAGGGGATCCTTAAGCAGGCACGTGCATTGGGTGAGCTGATGCACTCTCTGATGCTTGACATTGCCGAAACCACCGGCAGACTCAGCCAGGTGCGAAGCCTGGGAGCGATTGTCGCTGCCGACATGGACGCATTGCCAGGGCAGCGAATCAGTCAGCGATTTTATCAGGAAGCCTGCCGGCATGGCGCTTTATTACGTCCAATAGGCAATACTCTTTATTGGCTGCCACCTTTGAATTCGGATGAGAAAACGATTAGGCAATTGGCGGAAATCACTCTAAACTCTCTGTATGGGGTGTATAAATAA
- a CDS encoding EAL domain-containing protein, with protein sequence MINDIHSRQLSAQQTLTISWFLLSLIVLFLALFYEWRHYREAREDQMELIAKERAFQFDEFMENLIQGTFALNFTRDEFNACQTELLPVLTDWLFNNPNVSAIAITDPKGKTTCSTLNLTPPVFFPASAAPHLHGPFDTGHHKQPTYLLQQKLGQYHFTLYILKSIFENLLRPLEATSFKAIALYDTHHKKQVFQLTQPLDSSPGKNMMLRIPSQTLDDYQLLFTAKGLVYEKRFIYTELIIAAVVIVLSLLLYYILRKALNHRFSLDYALQNGLRQGHFEPMYQPVVDVANNQFCGAEVLIRWQMDAKQTIMPDLFIEEAETSGLIVPMTLQLVEKSFQQCAELLRGNNDFHLAFNVSVNHFLDRRFFPQFYQLCEHYGVNNQQIILELTERQLFNKEDKDSMRIMQDLRTRGYSLAIDDFGTGHASIHYLQHLPFNYLKIDKLFIQAIGTGAITETLNQAIINMANSLDLAIIAEGVETMEQYDYLRRHRVDYIQGWYFARAMTIEQLITFIEEKANEAMLTAGN encoded by the coding sequence ATGATAAACGACATCCACAGCAGGCAGTTAAGCGCACAACAGACGTTAACCATCAGCTGGTTCCTGCTATCGCTTATCGTGCTGTTCCTGGCTCTATTCTATGAGTGGCGGCATTACCGTGAAGCCCGCGAAGATCAGATGGAACTGATCGCGAAGGAGCGGGCGTTTCAGTTTGATGAATTCATGGAAAATCTGATCCAAGGGACCTTTGCCTTAAATTTTACCCGTGATGAATTCAATGCCTGCCAAACTGAATTATTGCCAGTACTCACCGACTGGTTGTTTAACAACCCCAATGTCTCTGCCATTGCCATTACCGATCCGAAGGGAAAGACAACCTGTTCCACCTTAAACCTCACGCCACCTGTTTTTTTTCCTGCCTCGGCGGCGCCTCATCTGCATGGGCCTTTTGATACCGGCCATCACAAGCAACCGACCTACCTGTTGCAGCAGAAGCTTGGGCAGTACCATTTCACACTTTATATTTTAAAAAGCATTTTTGAAAACCTGTTAAGGCCTCTTGAGGCCACCAGTTTCAAAGCCATTGCCCTGTACGATACTCACCATAAGAAACAGGTTTTTCAACTCACCCAGCCGCTTGATTCTTCCCCTGGAAAAAACATGATGCTGCGTATCCCATCCCAGACACTGGATGACTACCAACTGCTGTTTACGGCAAAAGGGCTGGTTTATGAGAAACGGTTTATTTATACTGAATTGATCATTGCTGCAGTGGTTATTGTTCTCTCGCTCCTCCTGTACTACATTCTGCGCAAAGCCTTAAACCACCGGTTTTCACTGGATTATGCCCTGCAGAATGGGCTTAGGCAGGGCCATTTTGAACCGATGTATCAGCCGGTCGTCGATGTAGCGAATAACCAATTTTGCGGGGCTGAAGTTCTCATCCGCTGGCAGATGGATGCCAAACAGACCATCATGCCGGACTTGTTTATTGAAGAGGCTGAAACCTCAGGGCTTATCGTACCCATGACCCTGCAACTGGTTGAAAAATCATTTCAGCAATGCGCTGAACTTCTTAGGGGCAATAACGATTTTCACCTGGCGTTCAATGTCTCCGTCAATCATTTTCTCGACAGACGCTTTTTCCCGCAATTTTATCAACTCTGTGAACACTATGGCGTCAACAATCAGCAGATTATTCTTGAATTAACCGAACGGCAGCTTTTTAATAAGGAAGACAAGGACAGCATGCGCATCATGCAGGACCTCCGTACGCGCGGCTATTCACTGGCCATTGATGACTTTGGTACAGGACATGCCAGTATTCATTACCTGCAGCACCTGCCGTTTAATTATCTTAAAATTGATAAATTGTTTATCCAGGCCATTGGTACCGGTGCAATCACCGAAACTTTGAATCAAGCCATCATTAACATGGCGAACTCGCTTGATCTCGCGATCATCGCCGAAGGCGTGGAAACCATGGAACAATATGATTATTTGCGGCGTCATCGTGTAGACTATATACAGGGATGGTACTTCGCCAGGGCCATGACAATTGAACAGCTCATCACGTTCATTGAGGAGAAAGCAAATGAAGCGATGCTTACAGCAGGCAACTAG
- the coaE gene encoding dephospho-CoA kinase (Dephospho-CoA kinase (CoaE) performs the final step in coenzyme A biosynthesis.), producing the protein MYCVGLTGNIASGKSSAIRCFKRLGIPVVIADDIAREVTAPGQPALRAIQEHFGDTMLHQGELNRSKLRQLIFKHPDERQWLETLLHPLIRRQIETRITSFAAPYCVIEIPLLLDRSHYPYLNRILVILSEPERLIERVMTRDQHTREEALAILAAQPDEAARRAIADDLIINEGSIVEFEHKINDLHEKYLFLASQALNSSQ; encoded by the coding sequence ATGTATTGCGTCGGTTTAACAGGAAACATTGCCAGCGGCAAATCCAGCGCTATCCGTTGTTTTAAACGCTTGGGCATTCCGGTGGTCATTGCCGATGACATTGCCCGTGAGGTCACAGCCCCGGGACAACCGGCACTTCGGGCCATTCAGGAACACTTTGGCGATACGATGCTTCACCAGGGCGAGCTTAACCGTTCAAAATTACGTCAATTAATTTTTAAACACCCTGATGAGCGGCAGTGGCTGGAAACTCTTCTTCATCCCCTAATCCGTCGCCAGATTGAAACTCGGATTACTTCCTTCGCAGCCCCCTATTGCGTGATTGAAATTCCTTTATTACTTGATCGCAGCCATTACCCCTATTTAAACCGAATCCTGGTCATTTTAAGTGAGCCTGAGCGTTTGATTGAGCGGGTGATGACGCGCGACCAGCATACCCGGGAAGAAGCATTGGCTATTTTAGCCGCCCAACCTGACGAAGCCGCCAGACGGGCAATCGCTGACGATCTGATCATCAATGAGGGTTCCATTGTAGAATTCGAACACAAGATCAATGATTTACACGAAAAGTATTTATTTCTCGCAAGCCAGGCATTGAATTCCAGTCAATAA
- the zapD gene encoding cell division protein ZapD, translating into MPQDTITFQLATHFLPKIALRLECLCQTIDQACQETHPVIHHYALKNIIEIIKLIEKPELKSRFLKELMRIEHSINKSNTIVASALYDNLYTQIQSLTHTAGLFGEGIHQNPFLQSIRLTQPTQSNDCEMYSPQLLLWLESNPGERQRDLAIWLNHLRTLQATVSIYLRLLRDTAQFDEIDLFSGFYQRALPPKTSCHLILLRIDKTFGIVPRMQLGHHGLSLRLCEASTMREIRETHARLDLGICQI; encoded by the coding sequence ATGCCTCAAGATACGATCACCTTTCAACTGGCAACCCATTTTTTGCCAAAAATTGCCTTGCGCCTTGAATGCCTTTGTCAAACCATTGATCAAGCCTGTCAGGAAACTCACCCGGTCATCCATCATTATGCGTTAAAAAACATCATTGAAATCATTAAGCTCATCGAAAAACCGGAATTAAAAAGCCGTTTTCTTAAAGAGTTAATGCGCATAGAGCATTCGATTAACAAATCCAACACCATCGTGGCAAGCGCACTTTACGATAATCTTTATACGCAAATTCAATCCTTAACTCACACGGCCGGCCTGTTTGGCGAAGGCATTCATCAGAATCCGTTTTTACAATCGATTCGCCTGACACAGCCAACCCAAAGCAATGATTGCGAAATGTACTCTCCGCAATTGCTTCTCTGGCTGGAATCCAATCCCGGCGAGAGACAACGCGATTTGGCCATTTGGTTAAACCACCTGCGCACCCTGCAGGCGACGGTCAGCATTTACCTGCGCTTACTGCGCGACACCGCCCAATTCGATGAAATTGACTTATTCAGCGGCTTTTACCAACGTGCGTTACCACCGAAAACCTCCTGTCATCTTATTCTTTTGCGCATCGACAAAACCTTTGGCATTGTGCCGCGCATGCAGCTGGGTCATCATGGTTTAAGCCTTCGTCTGTGTGAAGCCTCCACCATGAGGGAAATTCGTGAAACCCATGCCCGACTGGACTTAGGCATTTGCCAGATCTAA